From Saccharomyces kudriavzevii IFO 1802 strain IFO1802 genome assembly, chromosome: 13, a single genomic window includes:
- the GAS1 gene encoding 1,3-beta-glucanosyltransferase GAS1 (similar to Saccharomyces cerevisiae GAS1 (YMR307W); ancestral locus Anc_5.13): MLFKSLTTLATGAAFFAGVATAGDVPAIEVVGNKFFYSNNGSQFYMRGVAYQADTVNQTSGSTINDPLADYDSCSRDIPYLKKLDTNVIRVYAINTSLDHSQCLKALNDADIYVIADLSAPDTSINRDEPKWTVNLFNSYKSVVDAFANYTNVLGFFAGNEVTNNYTNTDASAFVKAAIRDVRQYISDKDYRKIPVGYSSNDDEKTRVELADYFACGDDDVKADFYGINMYEWCGKSDFKTSGYADRTAEFKNLSIPVFFSEYGCNEVRPRLFTEVEALYGSNMTDVWSGGIVYMYFEETNKYGLVSIDGSDVKTLDDFNNYSSEINKISPTSANTKSYSATTSDVACPATGKYWSVATALPPTPNGGLCSCMNAANSCVVSDDVDSDDYQDLFNYVCDKVEGNCGGISANGTSGEYGAYSFCSPKEQLSFVLNLYYESNGGSDSNCDFSGSATLQTATTQASCSSALKQIGSLGTNSASGSIDLGSGTETSTGSASSKASGSSAKSSSGSSSSSSSSASSSSSTKKSAATNVKANLVQVVFTSVISLSIAAGVGFALA, from the coding sequence ATGTTGTTTAAGTCTCTCACAACGTTAGCCACCGGTGCCGCTTTCTTTGCCGGTGTCGCAACAGCTGGCGATGTTCCGGCAATTGAAGTTGTCGGGAACAAGTTCTTCTACTCCAACAATGGTAGCCAGTTTTACATGAGAGGTGTTGCTTACCAAGCTGATACTGTAAACCAAACCTCCGGCTCCACTATCAATGATCCTTTGGCTGATTATGACAGCTGTTCCAGAGATATTCCATACCTCAAGAAATTGGACACCAATGTAATCCGTGTTTATGCGATCAATACCTCTCTAGATCATTCTCAGTGTTTGAAAGCATTGAACGATGCTGACATCTACGTTATCGCTGATTTATCGGCCCCAGATACTTCCATCAATAGAGACGAACCAAAGTGGACTGTTAACTTGTTCAACAGTTACAAAAGTGTTGTTGACGCCTTTGCTAATTATACCAACGTTTTGGGTTTCTTTGCCGGTAATGAAGTTACTAACAACTATACAAACACAGACGCCTCTGCTTTCGTTAAGGCTGCTATTAGAGACGTCAGACAATACATTAGCGACAAGGATTACAGAAAAATTCCAGTCGGTTACTCTTCcaacgatgatgaaaaaaccAGAGTTGAGTTGGCTGATTACTTTGCTTGCGGTGACGACGATGTTAAGGCTGACTTTTACGGTATCAATATGTACGAATGGTGTGGTAAGTCTGACTTTAAAACTTCCGGTTATGCTGACAGAACTGCggaattcaaaaacttgtCTATCccagttttcttctctgAATATGGTTGTAACGAGGTTAGACCAAGATTATTTACTGAAGTTGAAGCCTTATACGGTTCTAATATGACTGATGTCTGGTCAGGTGGTATTGTTTACATGTATTTCGAAGAAACCAATAAGTACGGTTTAGTGAGTATTGACGGTAGTGATGTCAAAACTCTAGATGATTTCAACAACTATTCCTCAGAAATCAATAAGATATCTCCAACTTCAGCTAACACTAAGTCTTATTCTGCAACCACAAGTGATGTCGCTTGCCCAGCTACTGGCAAGTACTGGTCCGTTGCAACCGCACTGCCACCAACTCCAAACGGTGGCTTATGTTCCTGTATGAACGCAGCCAACAGTTGTGTTGTCTCTGACGATGTTGACTCTGATGACTACCAGGACTTGTTCAACTATGTCTGCGATAAAGTTGAAGGAAATTGTGGCGGTATTTCAGCAAACGGTACTTCTGGTGAATACGGTGCCTACTCATTCTGTAGTCCAAAGGAACAACTgtcttttgttttgaacTTGTATTATGAAAGTAATGGTGGTAGCGACTCTAATTGTGACTTCAGTGGTTCTGCTACTTTACAAACCGCTACCACACAAGCTAGTTGCTCTTCCGCATTGAAACAAATTGGTAGTTTGGGTACTAACTCGGCTTCCGGTAGTATTGATTTGGGCTCGGGTACTGAAACCAGCACTGGCTCTGCCTCTTCTAAGGCTTCAGGCTCCTCTGCCAAGTCTAGCTCTGGTTCTTCCAGctcttcgtcttcttcagcatcttcttcttcttccaccaAAAAGAGTGCTGCTACCAACGTTAAAGCTAACTTGGTGCAAGTCGTCTTCACCTCAGTCATTTCCTTATCCATCGCCGCTGGTGTCGGTTTTGCTTTGGCTTAG